A stretch of the Notamacropus eugenii isolate mMacEug1 chromosome 2, mMacEug1.pri_v2, whole genome shotgun sequence genome encodes the following:
- the MRPL23 gene encoding large ribosomal subunit protein uL23m isoform X1: MCPSVRPAWVSGPPSGLGKVRGPGEPGPGPAARAGAPIQVPHPDATPSRYPLYQAGNPQLRIFRTNFFIQLVRPGSAQPEDTVQFRIPMEMTRIDLKNYLQSIYNVPVAAVRTRIQHGSSKRRDHRNVRIKQPDYKVAYVQLAHGQTFKFPDLFPEKKPSPEAGSIDDIQNQFMEDERQRQKGDPRRGGVPDWFGL; encoded by the exons ATGTGTCCATCCGTCCGCCCGGCCTGGGTCAGCGGGCCGCCCTCAGGCCTAGGGAAGGTCCGGGGGCCGGGAGAGCCTGGCCCGGGCCCCGCTGCCCGTGCGGGTGCCCCCATCCAGGTGCCCCATCCGGATGCCACCCCATCCAG GTACCCCCTGTACCAGGCAGGGAACCCCCAGCTGCGGATCTTCCGGACCAACTTCTTCATCCAGCTGGTGAGGCCCGGGTCGGCTCAGCCGGAGGACACGGTGCAGTTCCGAATCCCCATGGA AATGACCAGAATTGACCTCAAGAATTACCTCCAGAGCATCTATAACGTGCCGGTGGCTGCTGTGAGAACCAGGATCCAGCACG GTTCCAGCAAGAGGAGAGATCACAGGAATGTGCGCATCAAGCAGCCCGATTACAAGGTTGCTTATGTCCAGCTG GCTCACGGGCAGACCTTCAAGTTCCCAGATCTGTTTCCCGAGAAAAAACCTAGCCCTGAAGCTGGCTCCATTGATGACATCCAAAATCAGTTTATGGAGGATGAACGACAGAGGCAGAAAGGCGACCCCCGACGTGGGGGGGTCCCTGACTGGTTTGGCTTGTGA
- the MRPL23 gene encoding large ribosomal subunit protein uL23m isoform X2 has product MARNVLYPLYQAGNPQLRIFRTNFFIQLVRPGSAQPEDTVQFRIPMEMTRIDLKNYLQSIYNVPVAAVRTRIQHGSSKRRDHRNVRIKQPDYKVAYVQLAHGQTFKFPDLFPEKKPSPEAGSIDDIQNQFMEDERQRQKGDPRRGGVPDWFGL; this is encoded by the exons ATGGCCCGCAACGTCCT GTACCCCCTGTACCAGGCAGGGAACCCCCAGCTGCGGATCTTCCGGACCAACTTCTTCATCCAGCTGGTGAGGCCCGGGTCGGCTCAGCCGGAGGACACGGTGCAGTTCCGAATCCCCATGGA AATGACCAGAATTGACCTCAAGAATTACCTCCAGAGCATCTATAACGTGCCGGTGGCTGCTGTGAGAACCAGGATCCAGCACG GTTCCAGCAAGAGGAGAGATCACAGGAATGTGCGCATCAAGCAGCCCGATTACAAGGTTGCTTATGTCCAGCTG GCTCACGGGCAGACCTTCAAGTTCCCAGATCTGTTTCCCGAGAAAAAACCTAGCCCTGAAGCTGGCTCCATTGATGACATCCAAAATCAGTTTATGGAGGATGAACGACAGAGGCAGAAAGGCGACCCCCGACGTGGGGGGGTCCCTGACTGGTTTGGCTTGTGA